In Polyangiaceae bacterium, the DNA window AGGCGCTCTCGAGACGGAACCGCGAGCAGGCGGCGCGGCTCGCTACCGTGCGGCGTGAGGCAGGTGATGTGCCGCGCCAGATCTCGCCGGTTGTCCAAGAACCACTGCATGCGGCGCTTGAACCCGGGCAACGCGTCCACGACCTCGTCTTCCAAAGCCTCCACCGCGAACAGTGGAACCAGTCCCACCAGGGAGCGGGTCCTGAGCGGGATCACCTGGCCGTGGATGTGGAGCTGGTCGTAGTAAAAGCCGTCCTCCTCCTCCCACAGCCCGGTGCCACCCAGGCTGTTCATCGCGTCCACGATGGCCACGAAGTGCTCGAAGAACTTGGACGCCATGTCCTCGTAGCTCGGCTCGAAGCGCGCCAGCTCGAGCGCCATCGCCAGCATGGTGCTCGCGTAGAAGGCCATCCATGCCGTGCCGTCCGCCTGCTCCAGCCGCCCGCCGGACGGAAGCGCGTGAGAGCGATCGAACAGGCCAATGTTGTCGAGCCCGAGAAAGCCGCCGGAAAACAGGTGATCGCCCTCGTCGTCCTTGCGATTCACCCACCAGGTAAAGTTCAAGAGCAGCTTGTTGAACACGCGGGCGAGGAACACTCGATCTCGTTCGCCGCGCTTGGCGCTCATCTTGTACACGCGCCACGCCGCCCACGCGTGCACCGGCGGGTTCACGTCCGAAAAGCCGAACTCGTAAGCGGGGATCTGGCCGTTCGGGTGCAGGTACCACTCACGCAGCAAGAGCACGAGTTGCTCCTGCGCGAAGTGGGGGTCCAGCCGCGTCATGGGCAGCATGTGGAAGGCCAGGTCCCAGGCCGCGTACCAGGGGTACTCCCACTTGTCCGGCATGCTCAGCACGTCGCGGTTGTACAAGTGCCGCCAATCCCGGTTGCGTCCGTGATGGCGGCCCGCGGGCGGCGGCGGCATGGCCGGGTCTCCCTCCAGCCAATGCTCCACCACGTAGTGATAATACTGCTTCGTCCACAAGAGCCCCGCGTGGGCCTGACGCGCCACTCGAGCCTCTTCTTCGCTCTGCTGCGGAGGTCGCCGCGCCGCGTGGAAGGCGTCCGCCTCGACGATGCGATCCGACAAGATCCGCTCCACGTGCTCGGGCAGCCGCGCGAGCTCGTCGTCGACGTGAGCGGAGAGCCGCGCGCGCAGCACCACTTCCGCGCCCGGCGGGATCTCGAGCACGTAGTGCGCCGCGGCCTTGGTTCCGAACTGCGCGGGGTTCACCGCAGAACGCCGACCCTGGACCACGTATTCGTGGAACGCGTCCTTCACCCACTTTGACTCGTTCTCGGCGCCGAACAGGCGCTCCGCGTTCGTCTCGTTGTCCGTGAACAGCAGCTCTTCGAGCTCCGCCAGCGGCTCCAGCTCCAGGCGCATCAGGCCGAGGCTCTCGTGCTGGCACTGGATCACGTAGGGGCCATCGGCGTGCAGCTTGGGCTTCGGCCAGTAGCCCTCGGAGCTGCGCCCCCAGGACCAGGTGTTACGAAACCAAAGCGTGGGGAGCACGTGAATGCGCTGCGCCTCCGGCCCGCGATTCACAATCGTGTAGCGCGCGACGATGTCGTTCGGTCCGCCTTTGCCGTACTCCGCAAACACGTCGAAGTAGCGCGCTTCGTCGAACACGCCCAAGTCGGAGAGCTCGAGCTCGCGGTCGAGACGACCCCGTGCGGCGTTCTCGCTCACCAGTCGCTGATAGGGGAACGCGGCGTGCGGGTACTTGTAGAGCGCCTTGGCGTACGCGTACGTCGGCGTCGCGTCCAGGTAGTAGTAGAGTTCTTTGACGTCCTCGCCGTGGTTGCCCTCGGGCCCGGTCAGTCCGAACAAGCGCTCCTTCAAGATCGCATCTCGCTCGTTCCACAGCGCGAGGGCGAAGCACAGCCTCGCCTGGCGGTCGCAAATGCCGAGCAGCCCGTCTTCGCCCCAGCGGTAGGCTCGGCTGCGCGCGTGCTCGTGGGGAAAGTAGCGCCAGCTGTCGCCGTTGTCGGAGTAGTCCTCCCGCACGGTGCCCCATTGCCGCTCGGACAGGTACGGGCCCCACCGTTTCCAGTTCTTGTCGCGCCGAGCGTCCTCGGCGAGCCTCAGATCCTCTGCACTGACGACGGCCACCATCGCATCATTCCAGAGTCGCGCCGTCGTTCCCACCAGACTCGCGCCGACCCGACAAAATCCTCCGGGTCCATCCTGATGTTGGCTCGCCGCGGAACCTCGGGGCTCGACGGCGCGGTCAGGCTTCGTGGCCGGCGCGACTCAAGCGTCGGTCCAAGTCGAACGCCGCGCTGATCAGCGCCAAGTGCGTGAACGCCTGCGGGAAGTTTCCGAGGTGCTCACCCGAGGCCCCCAGCTGTTCCGCGTACAGGCCGACGTGGTTCGCGTATCCGAGCATCTTCTCGAAGTAGAAGCGCGCCTTCGGCAGGTTGCCCCCGCGGGAGAGGCACTCCACGTACCAGAAGCTGCAGATCGAGAACGTGCCCTCCTCGCCGTGGAGGCCGTCGGAGGCCGCTTCGCCCACGCGGTAGCGGTACACCAACGAGTCCTCCACCAGATCTCGCCGGATGGCGCGCATGGTGCTGAGCCAGCGCGGATCCGAGGGGCTCACGAAGCGCATCAAAGGCATCGCCAACGTGGCGGCGTCCAGCGTCTTGCTCCCCAGGTACTGCACGAACGCGCCGAGCTCCGCGTCGAAGAACTCTTCGTGGATCTGTTGGTGGATGCGATCTCGCGCGGCGAGCCAGCGATCGAAGGGCGACGGCAAGGATCGCTTCTGGGCCAGCCGCATCGCGCGGTCGAGCGCCACCCAGCACATCAGCCGTGAATACAGGAAGTGCTGGCGGCCTCCGCGCACCTCCCACACGCCCTCGTCCGGTTGGTTCCAGTTCTCGCACACCCAGTTCACGAGGCGCGTGACGTCCTTCCATGCGTCGTAGTGAATCGGGTCGCCGTACTTGTCGTACAGGTAGATGGAGTCCATCAGCTCGCCGTAGATGTCGAGCTGGAGCTGATCGTAGGCTCCGTTGCCGATACGCACCGGCGCGGAACCCCTGTACCCCTCGAGATGGGAGAGGCTCTCTTCCACCAGGTGCCGGCGGCCATCGAGACCGTACATGATCTGCAGCGCGCCCCCGTCGCTGAGCTCTCCGGTTCGCTCCTCCAGCCAGCCCATGAACTGCGCGGCTTCGTCGGTGAAACCCAGGCGCAGGAGGGCATACAACGTGAACGAGGCGTCGCGGATCCAAGTGTAGCGGTAGTCCCAATTGCGCACGCCCCCGATCTCTTCCGGCAGCCCGAAGGTGGGCGCGGCGACCAACGAGCCGTACTTCTGCGACGTCATCAGCTTGAGCACCAAGGCAGAGCGATTCACCATCTCGCGCCAGCGCCCCTTGTACTGAGAGCGCCCGATCCAGTTTCGCCAGAAGCTGGTGGTCATCTTGAAGGCTTCGGCCACGTAGTCCGGGAGCGCAGAAGGTGAGGGCTCACCGGGGACGACCTCTTCCAGGACCCACGGCGACGTCTCCCCGCTGCGGAGCTTGAACTCCGCAATGGCGGCGCCGTTCTCGATCCGCACCGGAACGGGCGTTCGCAATCGGAGCACGGTCTTGTCCGGACCTTCGGACGCGAATATCACCTCGCCCTCGCGGGTTTCGACCTTGTGCGACGCGCGTCCGTAGTCGAATCGAGGCTCGCAGACCATGCGAAAGGCAACCTCTCCGCGAACGGTCTTCGCGCGGCGAACCAGGTTGTGCGCCCAGCCCACTTCCTCCACGGGCATGAAGTCGCTCACCTCCGCGACGCCCTCGTGGGAGAGAAAGCGAGAGAGCAGGATGTTCGTGTCCGGCAGGTACATCTGCTTCTGCTTGGCGCCCTCGAGCACCGGAGCGAGCTGAAAGCGACCGCCCTTTTCGCGGTCCAACAGCGCTCCAAACACGGTGGGGGAGTCGAACTCCGGAAAGCACATGAAGTCGATCGACCCGTCCATGCCCACCAGGGCCACGGTGTGCAGATCCCCGATCACCCCGTAGTTCTCGATCGGCTGGTAACCCTGCATCGTTCCTCACTCCTCCTGGCTGTCGGCTCACACGTCGCCGAGTGTCGAAGGTCGTACGAAATCCACCGCTTCGTCCACCGAAAGTCCTCTGCAAGTTGCAGCGCGACCGCTGCTGCTCGCGTGCACAGTGCTCGCCTCGCCGCCTGCGTGTTACCGAATGAGGCGGGCCACGGGCGTTTCGACGCACGGACCGTCAATTCATGGGGCGTCGATGGGCCCGCGTTTCGGGCACACAACGAGAGAACAGGAGCGTCATGGGCTCAGTCGAAACTCTGGAACCGAGCGTATTCGTGATCTTCGGCGGCACGGGAGATCTGTCTCGCCGCAAGTTGTTGCCGGCGTTGGCTCGACACTTCGAGCATGGGACGTTGGCGGGCAAGTGTGCCGTCGTCGGCGTGTCGCCCGACACGTCGGTGAACGACGAGTCTTACAGAGATCTCGCCCTCAAAGCGCTGAGTGACGCCGGCCTGGACAAGAGCGCCATCGATCAGCTGAACGAGAACCTCTACTTCCAGACCATCGGCAAGGGCACGAAGGACGACTACGCCGCGTTGGCCTCGCGCCTGAACGACATTCGGAAGAAGCACGACCTGCCGCAGAACTACGCGTTCTATCTGGCGCTACCACCGGGGGCCGTTGCAGGCGTGGTCGAAGGCCTCGACGGCGCAGGGCTCTCCAAGCCGGAGGGTTGGTCTCGCCTGGTGGTGGAAAAGCCGTTCGGGCGCGACCTGGCCTCGGCGAAGGCGCTAAACGACAAGCTCCACCAACACTTCCGCGAGGAGCAGATCTATCGAATCGATCACTACTTGGGCAAAGAGACGGTCCAGAACCTGTTGGTGTTCCGCTTCGCAAACGCGATCTTCGAGTCCTTGTGGAACCGTGAGCGGGTGCACAGCGTGGAGATTCGCGTGGCGGAGGACCTCGGGGTGGGGACCCGGGCGGGCTACTACGACAAGAGCGGCGCCACGCGGGACATGATCCAAAACCACCTGACCCAGCTGCTCACGTTGGTGGCGATGGAAGTGCCGACGTCCTTCGAGGCTGACGCCATCCGCCACGAGAAGATCAAGGTCTTGAAGTCCATCGCCCCCATCGACTGCGACCGCGTCGTGCGCGGCCAGTACGCCGGCGGCACCGTGGACAATCGCAAGGTCCCGGGCTACCGCGAGGAGGCCGGCGTCGCCGACGATTCCCAGACCGACACCTTCGTCGGCCTCGAGATCCTGGTGAACACCTGGCGCTGGAAGGGAGTGCCGTTCTATCTCCGCACCGGCAAGCGCATGAAGAAGCGCCTCACGCAGATCATCGTGCGCTTCAACGACGTGCCAGTGAGCCTGTTTCGCTCCAAGGGCTTGGCGCTCGACACCGCCGACATCTTGGTGCTCACCCTGCAGCCGGACGAAGGCTTCAGCCTGCACTTCGACGTGAAGGAACCGGGTGAGCCCTTCCGTCTCAAGCGCATTCCCCTCGCCTTCCGCTACAAGGACGAGTTCCATGACATGCCCGAAGCCTACGAAACGTTGCTCCTGGACGTGCTCGAAGGCGATCAGACGTTGTTCGTGCACGCGGAAGAGGTGGAAGAGTCTTGGCGCGTGTACACGCCGTTGGTGGAGAATCCTCCGCCACTTCACAGCTACCCTGCGGGGACTTGGGGGCCGAAGGAAGCCGAGCACCTCCGTGTGCCGGAGGGGGACCTGTGGCGCTGAAGGTGTTGCCGGATGCCGACGCGGTGGCTCGCGCCGTCGCGGACCGGATACTCCAAGACGCACAGTGCGCCGCGCATGCACGGGGCGCGTTTCGCATAGCGCTGGCGGGGGGAAGCTCACCCAAACCGCTGTATCGACTGCTGGCCGGCCAACGTGACCAGGTCGACTGGAGCGTTTGGCAGGTGTTCTTCGGTGACGAGCGCGTGGTCCCGCCGGAGGACGAGAAGAGCAACTACCGCTTGGCTCGGGAAACGTTCCTCGATCACGTTCCCATCCCGCCGATGAACGTTCACCGCATTCGAGGCGAGCTTGCACCGGCCGCTGCGGCGGAAGACTACGCCGCCACGCTGGGCGACCAACGGCTGGACGTCGTGCTCTTGGGCATGGGCGACGATGGACACACGGCCAGCCTGTTTCCGGGATCTCCCGCCCTGGATGAACGATCGACGACGGTGGTCACGAGCGTCAGCCCCGTTCCCCCCAAGGATCGAGTCACGCTCACGTTCCCGGTGCTGAACGCCGCCCGGGCGGTGTACTTCGTGATCACCGGCGAAGCAAAAGCGGAACGACTGGCTCAGATGCTGGAACAGCGGGCCCGCGGCGAGCCCGAGCTGCCGTCCGCGCGGGTGGACCCGGCGGACGGAGAGCTCGTCATCTACGCCGACGCGCCCGCAGCAGCCAAAACTCGGACACCGGAGACTACCCAATGAACCTCACTCAGTCTCGCGCTTACCAAGCACTGGCGGCGCATCATCGCGACGTCGCGGACGTCTCCATGCGCTCACTCTTCGCGGAAGATACCAGGCGCTTCGAGACGATGTCCCTGGAGCTCGACGGCATCCTGTTCGACTACTCCAAGCACCGCGCCACGAATGAAACCCTCGCACTGCTGATTCAGCTGGCGGAGCAAGCCGAGCTGGGCGCCTTCATCGAGCGCATGTTCACGGGTGAGAGGATCAACGTGACGGAGGACCGAGCCGTGCTCCACACGGCGCTCCGAAACCGTTCGAACACTCCCGTGTTGGTGGACGGCAAGGACGTGATGCCGGAAGTGAACGCCGTGCTGGCGAAGATGCGCCGCTTCACCGAGGCGCTGCACTCGGGCGCCTGGCGCGGCCACACCGGCAAGGCCATCACGGACATCGTCAACATCGGCATCGGCGGCTCGGATCTGGGGCCGCTGATGGTGACCGAAGCGCTCCGCCCCTACTGGAAGCCGGGCATGCGAGCCCATTTCGTGTCGAACGTGGACGGAACCCACCTAGCGGAAGCTCTGAAGCTGGTGAGCCCCGAGACCACGCTGTTCACCGTCGCCAGCAAGACGTTCACCACCCAAGAGACGCTGACCAACGCCAAGTCCGCCCGCAAATGGCTGCTCGACGCGCTGGGGGATCGCTCCGCCGTCGCCAAGCACTTCGTCGCCCTCTCCACCAACACCGAAGCCGTGAAGGACTTCGGCATCGATCCCGACAACATGTTCGAGTTCTGGGACTGGGTGGGCGGCCGCTACTCCCTGTGGTCGGCCATCGGCCTGTCCATCGCCTGCGTGCTGGGCATGGATCACTTCGAGGAGCTCCTCGCAGGCGCGCACGAGACGGACAAGCACTTCCGCACGGCGCCCTTCGCGGAGAACGTGCCGGTGCTCATGGGGCTCCTCGGCGTGTGGTACGCGAACTTCTTCGGTGCCGAGACCCACGCCATCCTGCCCTACGACCAGTACCTCCATCGCTTCGCCGCCTACTTCCAACAGGGCGACATGGAGAGCAACGGCAAGCGCGTCGATCGCGAAGGCAAGCCCATCACGGACTACACCACGGGTCCCGTGATCTGGGGCGAGCCCGGCACCAACGGGCAGCACGCTTTCTACCAGCTCATTCACCAGGGCACGCGACTGATCCCGGCGGACTTCATCGCGCCGGCGCAGAGCCACAACCCCATGGGCGAGCATCACCCGATCTTGCTCGCCAACTTCTTCGCCCAGACGGAAGCGCTGATGAAGGGCAAGACGGAAGAAGAGGCCCGCGCGGAGCTGGTGGCCGCGGGCCTGCCCCAAGACCGCATCGCTCGGCTGTTGCCGCACAAGCAGTTTCCGGGCAACCGCCCCACCAGCTCCTTCTTGATGGACCGCGTCACGCCCCACCGCTTGGGCCAGCTCATAGCCCTCTACGAGCACAAGATCTTCACCCAGGGCATGATCTGGAACGTCAACAGCTTCGACCAGTGGGGCGTGGAGCTCGGCAAACAGCTGGCCAAGAAGATCCTGCCCGAGCTCGGTACTCCACAACCCGTGACCAGCCACGACGGCTCCACCAACGGGCTCATCAACCACTACAAGAAGCTGCGCGCCGAGCGCGCCTGAGGAGGGAACATGGCCAAGTCACTCTTGGAGCAACTCAAGAGCATGACTGTCGTCGTGGCGGACACCGGCGACATCAATTCCATCGAACGGTTCAAGCCCCGAGACGCGACGACCAATCCGTCGCTCATCTCCGCCGCGGCCCAGATGCCGGAGTACCAAGAGGTGGTGGATGGCGCGCTTTCCTGGTCCAAGGAGCGCGCCGGCAAGGGCGCCGACAAGAAACGGATCCTCGACGCTGCCATCGATCGTCTGAGCGTGGAGTTCGGCCTCCGCATTCTGAAGATCGTTCCCGGCCGTGTATCCACGGAGGTGGACGCCCGGCTCTCCTTCGACACGGACAAGACCATCGCCAAGGCGCGGGAGCTGATCTCGCAGTACGAAGCGGCGGGCGCCTCCCGCGAGCGCATCCTGATCAAGATCGCGTCCACCTGGGAAGGCGTGGTGGCCGCCAAGCAGCTGGAGCAGGAAGGCATCCACTGTAACCTCACGCTGCTCTTCGGGCTGCACCAAGCCGTGGCCTGCGCAGACGCGAAAGTGACGCTGATCTCCCCCTTCGTGGGTCGCATCCTGGATTGGCACAAGAAGCAGACGGGGAGAGAGAGCTATCCGCCCGCCCAGGATCCCGGCGTGGTGAACGTGACCGGCATCTACCGCTACTTCAAGCACCATGGCCACGCGACGGAGATCATGGGCGCGAGCTTCCGCAACGTCGGCGAGATTCAAGAGCTCGCCGGTTGCGACCTCTTGACCATTTCGCCCAAGCTCCTGACCCAGTTGGAGAGCAGCGAAGGCGAGCTGCCGCGAAAGCTCGATCCGGAAGCGGCCAAACGCCAGAAGATCGACGCGATCGCCATGGACGAGAGCACTTTTCGCCGCATGCACGAAGAGGATCGCATGGCGACGGAGAAGCTGGCGGAAGGCATCGAGGGGTTCTCCAAGGCCATCGTGGCGCTGGAGAAGCTCCTGGAGGAGCGCCTGGCGAAGCTCGAGGGCAGCAATCGCATCGTGTCCGCCGCCAAGACGATGTTCTCCGTCTACGACCTGGACGGCGACGGCGCCATCACCCGCGAAGAGTGGGGCGGCACCGACGCGGTGTTCGACGCCCTCGACCGCGACGGCGACGGCCGCGTCACCCCGGAAGAGCTGGCCGCCGGCATCGGCGCAGCGCATTGCTTGAAGTGACCCCCTGACCACATCTTGGAGAGAAAGCTCATGGCAGACAAGGCAGCGTTCGGAATGATCGGTCTCGGGGTGATGGGAAAGAACCTGTCCCTCAACATCTCGGACCACGGCTACTCCATGGCCGTCTGGAATCTCGAGAAGGACATGATGATGAAGGCGGTGGCAGGCACCGCCCTTCGCCCCAACGACACCCTGAAGGATCTGGTGGCGAACCTCGAGAAGCCCCGCCGCATCATCTTGCTGATCAAGGCCGGAAAGCCCGTGGATTCAGTGCTCGATCAGCTCGAGCCACTGCTCGAGCCGGGAGACATCGTGATCGACGGGGGCAACTCCTGGTACCAGGACACCCAGCGCCGCGAGCAGCGCATGGCCGCCAAGAACATCAACTTCTTCGGCATGGGCGTGTCCGGAGGTGAAGACGGCGCGCGCCACGGCCCCAGCATGATGCCGGGCGGCAAGCGCGAGGCCTACGAGCACGTCCGCCCGATGCTGGAGGCCATCGCCGCCAAGACGGACTCGGGCCCCTGTGTCACCTACGTGGGTCCGGATGGGGCCGGCCATTTCGTGAAGATGGTGCACAACGGCATCGAGTACGCCGACATGCAGTGCATCGCCGAGGCGTACCACGTGCTGCGCGAGATCGCGGCCATGCAGCCCCCGGCTCTCGCGGAGGTGTTCACCGATTACAACCAGGGACCGCTGGAGTCGTTCCTGATCGAGATCACCGCCAAGATTTTCGGCGTGAAGGATCCCGAGTCAGGGGGCTGGCTGGTCGACCACGTGTTGGATCGTGCAGGTCAGAAGGGCACCGGTCGTTGGACGGCACAGATCGCGCTGGAGCTGGGCGTGGCAATTCCGTCCATCGCCGCCGCGATCGACGCCCGCGTGCTGTCCAGCATGAAGGAGGAGCGTGTGCGTGCCAGCAAGGTGCTCCGGGGCGCCGCCGGTCAGACCACGGTGGAAGAGAAGAAGAAGCTCGTGAAGGACGTCCACGACGCCCTGTTGTGCTCCAAGATCTGCGCCTACGCCCAGGGCATGGCGCTCATCGCCGAGGGCTCCCGCCACAACGAATGGGGCGTAGATCTGCGAGAAATGGCCCGTATTTGGAAGGGCGGCTGCATCATCCGGGCGCGCTTCTTGGACACCATCATGAAGGCCTACGAGCGAAACCCGAAGCTCGACAACCTGCTCTTGGACGAAACCATCTACGAGCAGATCCAGAGCGGTCAATCCGCCTGGCGGCGCATCGTTGGCCTGGCCCAGAGCCACGGCATCCCCGTCCCAGCCATGAGCGCGAGTCTCGCCTACTACGACAGCTACCGCGCGGCGCGCCTACCGCAGAACCTCACGCAGGCTCAGCGCGACGCCTTCGGGTCCCACACCTACCAACGGGACAGCGATCCCGAGGGCCCCTTCGTTCACACGGACTGGCTTTGAGCCGACGTCCTGCGTGAGGGTCCGTTTCATTTTGTTGGTCCGGCGCGAACCCCGTCGTGTCCGCGCCGGCCCGACAATCAATCTCAGAAGCTGCGTCCATCCACCTTCGTGATCGTGAGCGCGTCCAGGTCCACGCCGTCCAGGCAGCGGACGTTGATCGCGCGCACGTCGCTGCCATCGGGATTCTTGCCGTAGGCGAAGGGACGGATGCCGCACGTCGTGCAGAACTTGTGCGCGATCTTCTTGGTGTGGAAACGGTAGTCGGCGATGTCGCTCTCCCCGGACAGGAGCTCGAAGTCCGCGGCGGGAACGAACGTCAGGAGCCAGCCGGCTCGTGAGCAGATCGAGCAGTTGCAAGAGATCACCTGCTCGAGCGCGGTGCTGACCTGGTAGCGGACTTTGCCGCAGTGACACGAACCTTCGTAGCGCTTGGCCTCGCTCATGCCGGGTGTTTGCGCGGTTTTGCCCGTGGCGTATTGTAGAAACGCGACACATGCGCAAGACCGCGACAACACACGGCATTTTGAACCCCTCCGAGGGGGCACAGCACTTCACGCTGACGCGTCACGCACCCTCGGCTGCCCTGTCGCCCTTCGTGGAACGTTACTGGATCGTGCGCTGGGACCTCGAAGGTCGCCCGCCCTTCGTGCAGGAAACACTGCCCCACCCCTGCGTGAACCTGGCCTTCGAAGCGGGACGCTCGGCGGTGCACGGCGTGGGGACGGCGAAGTTTCGCGCGCGGCTCGAGGGCAAGGGTCACGTGATCGGCACCAAGTTCAGACCGGGAGGCTTCTTCCCGTTTTACGGGCACGACGTGTCGGAGCTCACGGATCGGGTCGTAGCGCTCTCCGAGGTGTTCGACGTGGACGGTCTCGCGCTCGAGGGCGAGGTGCTGGCTGCCGAAGACGACGCTTCGGCGATAGCCGTGGTCGAGCGCTTCCTCATGAAACGTGAGCCCGAGCCGGACGCGATCGTCGACCTCGTGGCGCGCATCACGGAGGTGGCTCTCGAGAACCGTGCCATCACCCGCGTGGAGCAGCTGTCGGAGCAGACGCGTGTGCCCGTCCGCAAGCTGCAGCGGCTGTTTCGCAAGTACGTAGGCGCCAGCGCGAAATGGGTGATTCGTCGCTACCGCGTCCACGAAGCCGCGGAGCGCGTCGCCCACGGCACCACTCAAGACTGGGCCGCTCTGGCGCTGGAGCTGGGCTACACGGACCAGTCCCACTTCATCGCGGACTTCAAGTCCCAGGTCGGCCATTCCCCCGCCGCCTACGCGGAGCTCTGCCGCGGCGGCGCCTGAACCGACAAAAACGCTTCGGCCCCCCGTTCCGAAGAACGAGGGGCCGAGGGTGCTTGCCGCTAGCGCGCTTCAGCGCGGGTACGGCGGGACGTACGGGTTGGTGATGTTGTGCGAGGTAGTCACGCTGAACATCTTGCCCGCACCGTGGCAGGTCTCACAGGACTCCATCTCGTCGCCGTTCCACGGATCCGCCGGGGTCGGGTCGGAGATCATGAGGTTGCCGTGGGCGACGGAAGAGTCGCTGTCGTGGCAGCTCATGCACGCCAGGCGCGCCGGCTTCTCGCTCCAGGAGGAGCTGTCCGCGTGGCACTTCTGACAGTTGCGCACGTCCTGCGGGAAGATGATGCTCCCGCCCACGTTCACCTCGCCGGGCTTGTTCACGTAAGCCAGGAAGTGCGCGCCGTGGATGCGGCGAGAGATGGGCGCCGCACCGAAGCCGGCGTTGCTGCGCCCGGACGCCGCCGAGGAGCCCCAGCCGTCGACGAAGGTGTCGGTGGCCAGACGATCATTGGCGGTGCGACGGTAGTCGTGGCAAGCGCCGCACACGTCCACGTCCCAGTCGTAGTTGCCGTGGATGCCGCCCTGAGAGCCGGGGTTGTGGCAATCACCGCAGTTGGTCGCGATCTTCGGCTCCACGGAGGCCGTGCCCACCTGGAAGTTCATGATGCCGAAGGAACGCGGCGACGGGCTGACGCGGATCCAGACGGTGTAGGTGCCCGGCTCTGCGGTGGCGACGTCATCCAACTGATAGGTGAAGTTGTCGGCGTTCCAGGTGACCTTGGGGTCGTCGTCCGCCGGGTTCGAGTGCTTGTAGATCGGGTTCGCCGGGTAGGAGCCGGAGCCGGCCTTGGCGACGTACACGCCGGGAGCGAGGGTCAGCGCCGTTGCCACGTCGCTACCCACGATCTCGAGGTTCGATTGACGCGGGCTGGGCAGCGCCATGACCTCTACCGCGTCGCCCTTGACCGCGGCAAACGCCACGGAGCGGAACGACGAGCTGGCGTTCAACCAGGCGGCGACCTCGACGGACGTCGCACCGGCCTTCTTGATGGCCGTGTCCGTGTTCACGGTGACGGCCTTCGCGCCCACCTTGATCTGCAGGTTCGCGGCCGTGCTCAGATCCCAGGGACCGGCTGCGCTGAGCACGGAGCCACGAGCCGCCGTAGTGAGCTGCGGGATGCGCCGGGCGCGGGGACCGTTGACGAACAGGTAGCTGCTCGAAGCGATGGTGGAAGGATCGATGGCGGTGTTCGTCGCCTTGTCCTTCACCACCACGGTCACGACCGGTGCCTCGCCGGCCACGTAGTACGTGCCGTTGCCGGGGGGCGTCATGGTCACGTCCAGCGTGTACTTGTTGGCTTGGTCCGTGATCAAGTGCTTGTCGGTGATGTCGTTGGCGTTGTGGCACATCGAGCAGTTCGCATCGCTCGCCTGCGCGCCGCCACCGTGCTTCTGGATCTCGCACTTGCCGGTCGTCGTGTTGCACTCGCCGGTGCCGTAAGCGGCCAAGCAGTCGGTCTTGGTGGTGCAGGCGGTGTTGCCGAGCACGCGCGGGGGCTTGAAGTCACCCGAGGCCCACTCCACGGCGTCGTGGCAGGCGCCGCAGGCCTGGCGGCTGGGCTTGCTCTTCCACACGTCGTCCTGGTGACACTTCGCGCAGTTCTTGATGTTGGCCGGGAAGGCCGTCTCGAGATACGCCTCGAAGTCGCCCCAGGTCGGGTTGGTGTTGAACTCGGACGCGAGGTCTTCACCCATGTGCGCACCGTGAACGCGGCGCACGAGGTCGT includes these proteins:
- the pgl gene encoding 6-phosphogluconolactonase, translating into MALKVLPDADAVARAVADRILQDAQCAAHARGAFRIALAGGSSPKPLYRLLAGQRDQVDWSVWQVFFGDERVVPPEDEKSNYRLARETFLDHVPIPPMNVHRIRGELAPAAAAEDYAATLGDQRLDVVLLGMGDDGHTASLFPGSPALDERSTTVVTSVSPVPPKDRVTLTFPVLNAARAVYFVITGEAKAERLAQMLEQRARGEPELPSARVDPADGELVIYADAPAAAKTRTPETTQ
- the pgi gene encoding glucose-6-phosphate isomerase encodes the protein MNLTQSRAYQALAAHHRDVADVSMRSLFAEDTRRFETMSLELDGILFDYSKHRATNETLALLIQLAEQAELGAFIERMFTGERINVTEDRAVLHTALRNRSNTPVLVDGKDVMPEVNAVLAKMRRFTEALHSGAWRGHTGKAITDIVNIGIGGSDLGPLMVTEALRPYWKPGMRAHFVSNVDGTHLAEALKLVSPETTLFTVASKTFTTQETLTNAKSARKWLLDALGDRSAVAKHFVALSTNTEAVKDFGIDPDNMFEFWDWVGGRYSLWSAIGLSIACVLGMDHFEELLAGAHETDKHFRTAPFAENVPVLMGLLGVWYANFFGAETHAILPYDQYLHRFAAYFQQGDMESNGKRVDREGKPITDYTTGPVIWGEPGTNGQHAFYQLIHQGTRLIPADFIAPAQSHNPMGEHHPILLANFFAQTEALMKGKTEEEARAELVAAGLPQDRIARLLPHKQFPGNRPTSSFLMDRVTPHRLGQLIALYEHKIFTQGMIWNVNSFDQWGVELGKQLAKKILPELGTPQPVTSHDGSTNGLINHYKKLRAERA
- a CDS encoding transaldolase, producing MAKSLLEQLKSMTVVVADTGDINSIERFKPRDATTNPSLISAAAQMPEYQEVVDGALSWSKERAGKGADKKRILDAAIDRLSVEFGLRILKIVPGRVSTEVDARLSFDTDKTIAKARELISQYEAAGASRERILIKIASTWEGVVAAKQLEQEGIHCNLTLLFGLHQAVACADAKVTLISPFVGRILDWHKKQTGRESYPPAQDPGVVNVTGIYRYFKHHGHATEIMGASFRNVGEIQELAGCDLLTISPKLLTQLESSEGELPRKLDPEAAKRQKIDAIAMDESTFRRMHEEDRMATEKLAEGIEGFSKAIVALEKLLEERLAKLEGSNRIVSAAKTMFSVYDLDGDGAITREEWGGTDAVFDALDRDGDGRVTPEELAAGIGAAHCLK
- the gndA gene encoding NADP-dependent phosphogluconate dehydrogenase — translated: MADKAAFGMIGLGVMGKNLSLNISDHGYSMAVWNLEKDMMMKAVAGTALRPNDTLKDLVANLEKPRRIILLIKAGKPVDSVLDQLEPLLEPGDIVIDGGNSWYQDTQRREQRMAAKNINFFGMGVSGGEDGARHGPSMMPGGKREAYEHVRPMLEAIAAKTDSGPCVTYVGPDGAGHFVKMVHNGIEYADMQCIAEAYHVLREIAAMQPPALAEVFTDYNQGPLESFLIEITAKIFGVKDPESGGWLVDHVLDRAGQKGTGRWTAQIALELGVAIPSIAAAIDARVLSSMKEERVRASKVLRGAAGQTTVEEKKKLVKDVHDALLCSKICAYAQGMALIAEGSRHNEWGVDLREMARIWKGGCIIRARFLDTIMKAYERNPKLDNLLLDETIYEQIQSGQSAWRRIVGLAQSHGIPVPAMSASLAYYDSYRAARLPQNLTQAQRDAFGSHTYQRDSDPEGPFVHTDWL
- a CDS encoding GFA family protein, whose amino-acid sequence is MSEAKRYEGSCHCGKVRYQVSTALEQVISCNCSICSRAGWLLTFVPAADFELLSGESDIADYRFHTKKIAHKFCTTCGIRPFAYGKNPDGSDVRAINVRCLDGVDLDALTITKVDGRSF
- a CDS encoding AraC family transcriptional regulator, giving the protein MRKTATTHGILNPSEGAQHFTLTRHAPSAALSPFVERYWIVRWDLEGRPPFVQETLPHPCVNLAFEAGRSAVHGVGTAKFRARLEGKGHVIGTKFRPGGFFPFYGHDVSELTDRVVALSEVFDVDGLALEGEVLAAEDDASAIAVVERFLMKREPEPDAIVDLVARITEVALENRAITRVEQLSEQTRVPVRKLQRLFRKYVGASAKWVIRRYRVHEAAERVAHGTTQDWAALALELGYTDQSHFIADFKSQVGHSPAAYAELCRGGA